From the Polaribacter gangjinensis genome, the window AATATGGATTTTCGGCTATTGGTTATGACAGAATCAATAAAACCGATGTTGATATTTTTACACTTGGCTTTAAAAGACGTGGTGTTTGGTGGATGGGAGACAACCTAGAAAAAGATTCAGGTTTGTTTGATAAACAGTTGGAAGACAACATTAAAAACATCCGAATTTATTGCGAAAAAACAGGATTACCACCTTGGCATGGGCCTAAAAGAGAAGGTTTTTTCAGATATTTTGTAGTAAGAAAATCATTCAAAACCAATCAGTTATTATTCAATTTAGTAACAACTTCTAGTGGATTGGATCAATTTTCCATGTCAAAATTCATTGATTTCTTGTTGAGCATTTTTGGAGAACGCATGGCAGGTTTAATTCATACCATCAATGATGAAACTGGTGATAGAACTATTGCAACTACTGGAAGTGAAAAACTGGTTTACGGAAATGAAAAAATTGTAGAAGAATTGTTGGGACTGCAATTTGAAATCAGCATGAAAAGCTTTTTTCAGACCAATCCAAAAGCCGCTGAAAAGTTATATAGCAAAGTGGTTGATTATGTATTGGAAGATCAAACCAAAGTTGACAATACAGTTGTCATGGATTTGTTTTGTGGCACAGGAACTATTGGTCAAATTGTCGCAGCAAAAAGCAATAATGCCAAAATTATTGGTGTAGATATCATTGCATCTGCCATTGAAGATGCTAAAAAAAATGCAAAAAGAAATAAAATTGAAGGTCTGCAATTTTTTGCGGCTGATGTGGGTAAATTTTTAACTGCACATCCTGAATATGCCAATAAAATCAAAACCATCATTTTAGATCCTGCTAGGGCTGGAATTATGCCAAAAACATTGCAAAAAATTATTGATTTAAATGCAGACAGAATGGTTTATGTTTCTTGCAATCCCGCAACACAAGCAAGAGATACTGCTTTGTTGAGAGATGCTGGTTATGCACTAAAAAAGATTAGTTTGGTTGATCAATTTCCGCACACCGCACATATTGAAACGGTAGCATTATTTGAAAAAAAGTAGTGCTTTTTAAAAGCTTTTTAAAGTAAAACCGAAAGACAAAAACTGATCTTCTTGTTTTTGATTTTCAATTACCAAGCTTTCGGAAGTATGCAAATAGCTAATTTTGAAATTTAAGTATTTCCAAATAGGCAATTCTGCACTGACATCTGCTTGCCAACGATAATTTTTATAATCTTGAAATGAAGGTTGAAAATAACTTTCATGATTCAAAATCAATTTCTTTTTAAATAGATAGTATTTTCCATTCAACCAAATCGTTCCACGCCAAGTGTTTATGGTCGAATTTCCATTATATTCAGGACGAGTAAAATTGGTTTTATTAAAATTTGTTTGTTCGTATTCGCTTGATAAAGAAACTTTTAACCAATTCGTTTTATCGTTAAACACCTGAAAAGTGAGTCCTGCCCCAAAAAGATACCGTACATCAATTTCTCGTCTAAAATTGGTACTTACAAATCCCAAAAGCAATGGATATATTTTTTTATCCGTATTAAAGTATAAAAAGTTCAAACTCAAAATATCTTCATCCGCTTTTACTTTTCCGAATTCTTGATACACATACGAATTGGTCGTTTTAAAAACGCTGTTTTTAAACGGAATCACACTTCCTTCTGCTTTGGCTCTAAAAATAACGGTTTGCACATTACCACCTTGCCAAAATCCTGTCAAAGACAATTGTCCTTTTATTTTAAGAGTGTCACTTTCATTGAGTTGCCCAAAAATAAAAATGGGAAATAAGAGGAAACATAACAAACACTTTTTCATAAACATTGTTTTAAAAATCCTATTTTCTTTTACTTTTCAAAGATATTTAATTTTAAAAAAGATATTCTAATTAGTTTCGTAAAGTTTTTTCATCAAAAGCGACTATCAAAATGAAAACTAATCAACTATTTTTTTTAGTATATTTGATTGTTTTCATAAACATCAAAAATCCATAAAATTATCATGAAAAATTTCACTTCTTCTCTCCTATTCTCAGTTGTTATTTTTTTGGTTTCTTGTGAAAAAAATGACGGAATTGGTTTAGACCCAACTACTGCAGATGAAATCAATCATTTTATATGGAAAGGCATGAATACCTATTATTTGTGGCAAGAAGATGTTCCTGTTTTAGCCGATAATCGTTTTGGAAATTTAGGAGAATTGTATGCTTATTTCAGAGGATTTTCTTCTCCTGAATCGGTTTTTGAAAGTTTGCGTTTTCAACCTGAATTGACAGATCGTTTTTCGGTAATTGTTGATGATTATGTGGCTTTAGAAAACTCTTTTCAAGGAATTACATTGAACAGTGGAATGGAATTTGGATTGGTAAGATATGTCAATTCGAACACCAATATTTTTTGTTATGTGCGTTATGTGCTACCAAATTCGGATGCTGCAACCAAAGGCATTCAAAGAGGGATGATTTTTACAACTGTTAATGGAACTCAACTTACAGACACCAATTTTGGGAATTTATTGTTCAATGATTCACCCAATTATACCATAGGTTTTGCCAATTATAATAACGGAAATCCAACTTCAAATGGTATTTCAATTTCATTAAATAAAGCACAATTGCAAGAAAATCCTGTGGCTATTTCAAAAATAATTACTGAGGGAACTAAAAAAATTGGGTATTTATTATACAATCAATTTTCAAGTTCTTTTGACGGACAATTGAATGCTGCTTTTGCCAATTTTAAAACACAAAATATTGATGAATTGATTGTTGATTTGCGCTATAATGGTGGTGGATCTGTACAAACAGCTACCTATTTAGGTAGTATGATAACTGGCCAATTTAATGGGCAATTGTACTCAAAAGAAATTTGGAATAGCAGAGTAATGAATGCGCTACCTGCAAGTCGTTTTGTAAATAATTTCACCAATCAAATCAGAAATGTGGATAGCAATGGGAATGTTACTCTCAATGAAAGCATCAATAGTTTAGGAATGACAAAAGTATATTTTATAGTTTCTAGCAGTACAGCTTCTGCATCAGAATTGGTGATCAATTCATTAAGTGCCTATATTGATGTGTATTTAGTTGGTAGAAAAACTGTAGGAAAACAAGTAGGCTCCATCACTTTATATGATTCTGAAAATTTGCTAAGAAATGGCAAAAACTTAAACAATAAGCATGCATATGCAATTCAACCTATTGTTTTGGAAATCAGTAATAAAGACAATCAAAATCATCCAGAAGGATTTACGCCAGGTACAAGTTTACCAGGAATTGAATTGGCTGAAAATTTCGGGAATTTAGGTGTTTTAGGTGAACGCTCTGATCCATTGTTAGATAGAACAATTACCTATATTTTGACAGGAGCAAAATCCTCTTTTGATTTAAAAATTCAACCTTTTCAGGATGAAATTTTCAATTCGAAATTGGCTTCGCCTACCAGTAATAATATGTATGTTGAATTAAAGTAGCTAGTCAGTAGACAGTAGATAGTAGACAGTATCAAATAAGGATATTTTAAGAATTAAAACATCAAAAATTCTAAAACAATAGAAACTTTCAAACGCTTAAAGCCTTATCGTTGTTGCAATTCTTCCTTAGGTAAAACATCAGGTCTAAATTCGCTCATCAATTCTTCGCGTTTTGATTTTGCATAATCATATCCAGATTCCCACCATTTACTCATCAATTTTTGATCAAAAATCAACGAATTTGTAGTTAAAATGGTAGGTGTATAATACAAATTGAGTTTTACGTCTTTGCTATTTGCAGCTAATTTTCCAATAGTGATATTGTGTTTTTCAACATGAGCTAACATAAATTCGAATACATCAAACAACAATGAAAACGGATTTTTTGACGGAATTCTATTAATCTGACTTACTTCTGTCTCTAAAATAATAGCATCTATTTCTGTTGCTCCATTTAAAATTGCCTGTCTTATTGGCACTAAAGCGCCAAAACCTCCATCAGCATATTGCTGTCTGTTTTTTTCTAACAAACTCATAAAAGGAACATAATTGCAAGAGCCCCAAATCCAATCGCAAAAATCTTCGTACGTACAATCATTGCTCGATTTGTATTCTATTTGATTGGCTGTCAGGTTAGAAACGGTTACAATTACTTCTTTTTGATTGTTTTTTATACTTTCAAACATTTCTCTAGTGACATTCTCTTTAATCAGTTTTCGTAAATTTTTGCTTTCACCAAATGTTTTTCGTCCGTTTAAAAAATTCCAAAGTGTATTTAAATGATTGATGGTAACCACATTTTCACCTCCTACTTTTTTAATCACAAAAGGATTGTTGCTAAAAATGGATTCTTGGCGCACATTGGTATATAAAAATTTCAATTCATCTAACATCCCTAAAGCCAAATGCGAAACCATCAAGCTACCTGTTGATGTTCCTAAAAAAAGATCGTAATGACGATGTTCTTTGGTCATTAAATATTGTGCAACGCCACCAGCAAATGCGCCTTTACTTCCTCCACCAGAAATTACCAATGCTTTTTTCATGAACAACAAATGATTTTAAGTATTTTAGTCCTATAAAATTATCAAAAATGAAATCAATATTCCTATTTATTTTCACTTTCCTTTTACTAACTGCTTGTCAGCAAAATTATATTCCAAGAAATTCGATAACTATAAAAATTGATGAATTTAAACAAGACAGCACAAGTATCAGAGCAATTATCGCAATTAATTCGAATACAGTGCATTATGCAGGATCAAATGGTGATATTGGTTTTACGAAAGATGCCGGAAAAACATGGACTGTAAAAAAAATAGTATTTCAAGATTCTATTAAACCACATTTTAGAAGTTTAGCTACCAATGGAAACTCGATTTTTGCACTTTCAATTGCAAATCCTGCATTGTTGTATAAAATTAAAAATGATGAAAGTAAATTGGTATATCAAGAAAATCACGAACGTGTTTTTTATGATGCTTTGCAATTTTTTGAAGACGGAATTCACGGAATTGCTGTTGGTGATCCAACAGAAAATTGCGCTTCTATTATTATTACAAGTGATGGTGGACAAACTTGGCAAAAGATTTCTTGTGATAAATTGCCATTTTTTGATAAGGAAGAAGCATTTTTTGCAGCAAGCAATACCAATATCAAAACTTTAGGAAAAAAAGTTTGGATTGGTTCTGGAGGAAAAAAAGCACGGATTTTATTTTCCGATAATTATGGTGAAACTTGGCAGATTTTTAACACGCCAATTATACAAGGAAATGGACCTCAAGGAATTTATTCTATTGACTTTTTTGATGAAAAAACTGGGATTGCAATAGGTGGAAATTACGCAAAACCAACTGAGAATTATGCCAATATTGCCACAACATCTGATGGAGGAAAAACGTGGAAGGTGGTTGCTAATGGAAAAAATGCAGGCTATAAAAGTTGTGTACAATACATTCCTGATACTCAAGGAAAAGAATTGTTAGCAGTTGGAATTACTGGAATTTCTTTTTCAAATGATGGAGGAAATTCTTGGAAAAAAATTAGTGATGAACAATATTATAGCATCCAATTTATAGATAAAAACACAGCTTGGTTGTCTGGAGCCCAAAAAATTGGTAAATTGAGCATTCATTAATCTCTACTTAGATTTTTAAAAAATGATTGATAAACAACATCTTATTAACCGATTTTTATCTTATGTGGTCATAGACACCACTTCAGATCCTGAAAATTCAGCATTTCCTAGTACTGAAAAGCAATGGGTTTTGGCAAAAATGCTCGAAAAAGAACTTATTAAAATCGGAATGCAAGAAGTGGAATTGGATGAAAACTGCTATCTCATGGCAACTTTGCCTAGCAATATTTCAGAAAATGTTCCAATAATTGGTTTTATTTCTCATATAGATACGAGTCCTGATTTTTCTGGAACAAACGTGAATCCACAAATTATTGAGAATTATCAGGGAAATGACATCATTATCAATGAAGCTGAAAACATCATTTTATCTCCTAATTATTTCGAAGATTTACAAGAATATATTGGACAAACAATCATCACAACTGATGGTACTACCTTATTAGGTGCAGATGATAAAGCAGGTATTACAGAGATTGTAACAGCCATGGAATATTTGATGCAACATCCTGAAATCAAACACGGAAAAATCAGAATTTGTTTTACTCCTGATGAAGAAGTTGGTAAAGGAGCTCATTTATTTGATGTTGAAAAATTCGGAGCAGATTGGGCGTATACTATGGATGGAAGTCAAATTGGGGAATTGGAATATGAAAATTTCAACGCAGCTAGTGCAGTTGTAACCATCAAAGGAAAAATGGTGCATCCTGGCTATGCAAAAGGGAAAATGATCAATTCTTTATTGTTAGCTACCGATTTTATAAATGCATTACCAACACTTGAAATTCCCGGAAAAACAGAGGGTTATGAAGGTTTTTTTCATTTGCATGATGTAACTGGTTCAGTTGAAGAAACGAAATTAGAATTTATCATTAGAGATCACGATTTTGATCAATTTGAAGAACGAAAATATTTGTTGCAAAAAATTGCTTTTGATATGAATGAACAATTTCAAAATACGGTGGTTTTGGTCGATATCAAAAATCAGTATTTCAATATGAAAAAGATGATTACTCCAGTAATGCACATTGTTGATATTGCTGAAGAAGTAATGATTGACCTTGGAATTCAGCCAATTATCAAGCCAATTAGAGGAGGAACAGATGGTTCACAATTGTCTTTTAAAGGATTGCCTTGCCCCAATATTTTTGCAGGAGGTCATAATTTTCATGGTCGCTATGAATATGTGCCTGTAGAATCGATGATCAAAGCAACAGAAGTTATCATTGGAATTGCCCAAAAAGTAGCTGAAAAATATGGATAAAAAAATCTCCAGAAAGAACTTCTGGAGATGGAAAAGTAGTAACTACTTAAAGTTTATACTATATATCTAAAATAGACCCCCTAATTTCTATTTTAAAAAGTAAAACTCTGCAATTTTAGTGAATATTTATCTAAAAAAAAAATATGTCATGAAAGTTCAGGGTTTTTCCCCTTTACATCTCGGTAAAAACCCTTAAAAACTTCAAAATCTTTTTCCATATTATCAGTGGTATAGTAAGGTTCAGAAATTTTTATACGCTTATTTTCAAAATCTAACGTTGCCATAACAATAGGTACTTTTGCTCCTTTTGCAATGTAATAAAAACCTGTTTTCCATTCTGTTACTTTTTTTCTAGTTCCTTCTGGAGACAATCCCAATCTGAATTCTTCTTTTGAATTAAAAATATCAACAATGGCATCAACCAATTTATTATTTTTTGAGCGATCAACAGGAGTGCCTCCTAATGCTCTAAAAATAAATCCAAAAGGTCCTTTAAAAAGAGAATCTTTACCAATATAATTTATCATAATTCCCGAGCTCATCCTAGCTAAAATTGCAATAGGAAAGTCAACCCAGCTTGTGTGAGGTGCAGCAATTACAACATATTTTTTTAAATGAGTTGGAAAATTGGTATCCATTTTCCAACCTAAAATGTTAAAAAAGATAAAACCTGCAAATCGTTTCATGATGTCTGATAAAAGTGATAAATTTATGAACTTAAATTGACATGATGAACGCATTTTTTACTTATACTCTTACAGCCCTGATTTTTGGTGTAATAGGTTTTTTTATCGGAAAATTAATAGGAAAACTTCATTTCGAAACTTCTAAAACGTTACTAGAAAAAGAGAAATCCTCTTTAGAAGAACGCATCATTTCAGAACAAAAAAATGCAAATGCAAAAGAGCAAGAGAAAAACGTTTTGGCAGATGCGTATAAAAAATTACAAGAAGAAAAGGAATTTTTACTGACTGTAAAAACTCGTCAGGAATCAGATTTGGATAATTTACAAACTAAACTCAATGAGCAAAAAGTTGAAATAGAAAAGCTTCAGGAAAAATTCACCAAAGAATTTGAAAACTTAGCCAACAAAATATTGGATGAAAAATCCAGCAAATTCACACTTCAAAATAAAGAAAACTTAGAAACTATTTTACATCCTTTGCAAGAAAAAATCAAAGGCTTTGAAGATAAAGTAGAAAAAACACACAAAGAAAGTATTGATTATCATGCAGCTTTGCGTCAACAAATCGTAGGTTTGAAAGAATTGAATCAGCAAATGAGTAAAGAAACATTGAATTTGACAAAAGCCCTAAAAGGCGATAGTAAAGTTCAAGGTGATTGGGGTGAAACTCAATTGGAAATTTTGTTAGAAAAAGCAAACCTTACCAAAGACATTCACTTTACCACACAAGGAGGATATAGAGATGAAGATGGGAAATTAAAAAAGCCCGATTTTATCATCAATTTGCCCAATGAACGACATTTAATTATAGACTCTAAAGTGTCATTAACAGCTTACGAAAGGTATTATAGTGCTGAAAACGAAGAGGATAAATCACTATATTTAAAAAATCATGTAGAAAGTATTCGCAAACATTTTAAAGATTTGAGCGAAAAGAAATACGAAAAATTATATGACATCAATTCACCAGATTATGTGTTGATGTTTGTTCCGATTGAACCTGCTTATTTATTGGCTTTAAGTAAAAGTGATAGTTTGTATTTAGAGGCATTAGATAAAAATATTGTCTTGGTTTCAACTTCTACTTTATTAGCTACTTTGAGTACGATTTCTTCTATGTGGAGACAAGAAAACCAAAAACGAAATGTCATTGAAATTGCCAGACAAGCTGGTGCTTTGTATGATCAATTTGTAAACTTAACCGAAGATTTGATTAAAGTTGGTAATCAATTAAAAACAGTTCAAGGAACTTACGATGTTTCTATGAAAAAACTTACAGGAAGAGGTAACTTAATTAGTAAAGTGGAGAATATCAAACAATTAGGCGCAACTGCTTCAAAAAGTTTGCCTCAAAATTTATTAGACAGAGCTTTAGAAAATCAATAATAAAAAATTAAAATCCTGCTAGGTTTTCAATACCTTTTTGGATTCTTTTCGTATAAAAAAAGGCATCAAAAATTTGATGCCTTTTTAATTTTATGTTGTAAAAATTACATTACAAATAATCTTCGTGCACTCATCATATCAGAAACACGTTCTCCAATATCATGCAATGCAGCCTCATTATCAGCATTTTGAATTGATTCGTCAATAAAATCAACAATTTTTACCATGTCATCTTCTTTCAACCCACGAGTGGTAACAGCAGGAGTACCAACACGAATTCCTGAAGTAATAAAAGGACTCTTATCATCAAAAGGAACCATATTTTTATTTACGGTAATATCTGCCTTACCAAGAGCAATTTCTGCATCTTTTCCTGAAATATTTTTGTTGTGCAAATCAATCAACATACAGTGGTTGTCTGTTCCTCCAGAAATTAAATGATAGCCTCTTGAAACAAATTCTGCTGCCATTTTAGCCGCATTTTTCTTCACTTGAATCTGATATTCTAAAAATTCATCTGTCAAAGCCTCCCCAAAAGCCACTGCTTTTGCAGCTATTACATGCTCTAAAGGTCCTCCTTGATTTCCTGGGAAAACAGCCGAATTTAACAAGGTTGATATTTTTTTAGGTGTTCCGTTTTTCAATAAATCACCAAAGGTATTTTCAAAATCTTCACCAACCATTATCATTCCTCCTCTTGGACCTCTCAATGTTTTGTGCGTTGTTGTTGTAACAATATGGCAATGCGGAATTGGATCATTCAAAATTCCCTTTGCAATCAATCCTGCAGGATGTGAAATATCTGCCATCAAAATAGCACCAACACTGTCTGCAATTTCCCTAAAACGTTTAAAATCCATGTCTCTTGAATATGCAGAGGCACCAGCTATGATTAATTTTGGTTTTTCGATTGCTGCGATTTCTTGAATTTTATCATAATTCAAAACTCCTGTTTCTCTCTCAACACCATAAAAAGATGGTTTGTATAATTTTCCAGAAAAGTTTACAGGCGAACCGTGTGTTAAATGTCCTCCATGAGACAAATCAAATCCTAAAATTTTATCACCAGGATTTAAACAAGCTGCAAAAACAGCCGTATTTGCTTGCGATCCAGAGTGTGGCTGTACATTTACATACGAAGCTCCAAATAATTCTTTGGCTCTGTCAATAGCAATTTGTTCTACAATATCCACAATTTCACAACCTCCATAATATCTTTTTTCAGGATATCCTTCAGCATATTTATTGGTCAATACAGACCCTTGAGCTCTCATTACTTGGTCGCTTACAAAATTTTCAGAAGCGATTAATTCTAATCCATGTAGTTGTCTTTCATTTTCTTGCTCTATAAGGTCGAAAATTTGATGATCTAATTGCATTTGTTTGTTTTTAAAAAGAAGTTACAAAAATAAGAAAAAGGAATTCGTTGAGAAATATGTTTTATGGATGTTTTTAACATTTTATCAATAATTATTTGAATCCAACTAAAGTCTTGTTAAATTTAAATTTTTCATGATTTTTTTGTTTTAAAATGTCAAAAAATTATGTAGGTTTGAAAAAATATTATTTCAATAAAATGATTATAACCGCAAATAACCCCAATAGAAAATCTTGGTTGAAAGTTGAACCAGATTCTGATTTCCCTATTCAAAACATTCCTTTTGGTGTTTTTATCACTAGAGATGATATCATCACTATTGGAAGTAGAATTGGTGATTATGCAATTGATTTGGGGGCTTTTCATCAATTAGGCTATTTTGATGGTATTCCGTTAACAGACGATATGTTTTTACAAGATAATTTGAATGATTTTATAGCAGATGGTCGTAAAACTTGGCGTTTGGTAAGGAATAGAATTGCCGAAGTTTTTGATGTAAAAAACGGAATTTTAAGAGACAATGCTGATCATAAAGACAAAATCATCTTTAGGATGGATGAAATTGAAATGTTATTGCCAGTTGCCATTGGCGATTATACCGATTTTTATGCTAGCAAAGAACACGCAACCAATGTAGGTTCGCTGTTTAGAGATCCTGAAAATGCATTGTTGCCAAATTGGTTGCACATTCCTATTGGATATCATGGAAGAAGTTCATCAATTGTTCCTTCAGGAACTCCCATCAGAAGACCTTACGGACAAACAAAACCTGCAGAAGGTAGTAACACACCTGGATTTGGTCCTACAAAATTGTTGGATTTTGAATTGGAAATGGCGTTTATCACTACTGATGCTAATGTTTTAGGAGAACGAATTGATATTGACGAAGCAGAAGAATATATTTTTGGATTGGTGCAGTTTAATGATTGGTCTGCCAGAGATATTCAGGCTTGGGAATATGTGCCCTTAGGCCCATTTTTAGGAAAGAATTTTGCATCAACCATTTCACCTTGGATTGTAACTTTAGATGCTTTAGAGCCATTTAGAGTGGACAATCCAAAACAAGAAATTGAGCCTCTTCCCTATTTAAAACAAAAAGGTAAAGGCAGTTTTGATATTCATTTGCAAGTAGCTATTAAACCTGAAAATGGTGAAGAAACTGTTGTAAGCAACTCAAACTTCAAGTATATGTATTGGACAATGGCACAACAATTGGCACATCATACTGTAAATGGTTGTCCTGTAGAATCTGGAGATATGATGGGTTCAGGAACAATTTCAGGTCCTACAAAAGATAGTTTTGGTTCTATGCTCGAATTGACTTGGAAAGGTCAAAATCCAATTACGCTAAAAGACGGAACAACCCGAAAATTCATCAATGATCATGATACTGTAATTATGCGTGCACATTGCAAAAACAGCAAAGTTCGTATTGGTTTTGGAGAATGTTCTGGGAAAATATTGCCTGCGAAATAGGCTGTTAGTTCAACGTTTAAAATTTAATATTCTTAAAAAAACCTCACAATTGTGAGGTTTTTTGGTTTTAAAATCCTGAATTTTTTTTTGTAGGACTTAAAGTAGGTTATAATATGTTTTCAAAGTATCAACCTCAACTATTCCATCCCATCAATAAAAATCTTCATTTTTCCACTGCCTTTTATAAATGCAATGATGGCTTTGTCTGTAAGTTCAACTTTTTCAAAATAAAAATCGTCTAAACTGCCATTTATAAAAACGCCTTTCATTGGTGAAAAATTATTCAAATAAGGCAACATGCTTTTCTTAGCTTCGTCTAAATTATCTTGCACAGAATAGCGACAATTTTCTTGAATTTTCTTTAAAATAGTCCCTTGTAGCAACCAATTTGCAGTTTTTGTAAGAATACCTTTGCTGTTGAGCACATAATCTAATTGGTCAAAATAAATTTCTTTTGTAATCGTGTTGTAATTCGGAATTCCTGATAAATACAAAGTTCCATTGACACTTCCTGCCATGTTTAGAGCGAAAATCATTTTTCCGTCTTTGAGCCATAAATCAACTTTTTGGACGGTAATTTTTCTACTTCCTGAAGAGAATTCTTTTCCCTGAAAATTTTTAGTGATGATTCTTGAAGCATTTTCATAGGTAGAAATTGCTGCAATGGATGCATTTGTTTGTGTGGGTATTTTGGCAACAGGTTTGAAAGAAATTGCTGCTTTGTCAATGGATTTTTCAGGTTCTTGACCAACATGCGTTACCATGTTACATTTTAAACCTAGATCCATTACGACTTTGTTTTTTTGTAAAACAGCATCCGTTACATATACTTCAATAGGGACAATTTTAAACCAAGTTTCATATTCAGGACTGGTTTTAATTGGCAAACTCATGGTTTCTAAAACATCTAAAACATAAGGTTTAAAATTGCAAGATTGCGAAATTGCCTCATCAATTTTTTGAGCTATCGTTCCTTTAAAAATAGTCAATGTTGGGTTTATGATATAGGTAATAGGAACTTTTTTTCCTGCAACAAGTACT encodes:
- the rlmD gene encoding 23S rRNA (uracil(1939)-C(5))-methyltransferase RlmD, with protein sequence MPSRERNPFVKRNQILELSIEDYAFGGKGIARIRNEKGDFVVFVPNTLPGQLVKAQIKTTSKKYAEASLINVLQPSEDEIEVPYQDIPGAPYIQLPIEIQHKYKKESTLSLFQRIGNVPNIEDLFDEFIGSPNDFHYRNKMEYGFSAIGYDRINKTDVDIFTLGFKRRGVWWMGDNLEKDSGLFDKQLEDNIKNIRIYCEKTGLPPWHGPKREGFFRYFVVRKSFKTNQLLFNLVTTSSGLDQFSMSKFIDFLLSIFGERMAGLIHTINDETGDRTIATTGSEKLVYGNEKIVEELLGLQFEISMKSFFQTNPKAAEKLYSKVVDYVLEDQTKVDNTVVMDLFCGTGTIGQIVAAKSNNAKIIGVDIIASAIEDAKKNAKRNKIEGLQFFAADVGKFLTAHPEYANKIKTIILDPARAGIMPKTLQKIIDLNADRMVYVSCNPATQARDTALLRDAGYALKKISLVDQFPHTAHIETVALFEKK
- a CDS encoding DUF481 domain-containing protein, with translation MKKCLLCFLLFPIFIFGQLNESDTLKIKGQLSLTGFWQGGNVQTVIFRAKAEGSVIPFKNSVFKTTNSYVYQEFGKVKADEDILSLNFLYFNTDKKIYPLLLGFVSTNFRREIDVRYLFGAGLTFQVFNDKTNWLKVSLSSEYEQTNFNKTNFTRPEYNGNSTINTWRGTIWLNGKYYLFKKKLILNHESYFQPSFQDYKNYRWQADVSAELPIWKYLNFKISYLHTSESLVIENQKQEDQFLSFGFTLKSF
- a CDS encoding S41 family peptidase yields the protein MKNFTSSLLFSVVIFLVSCEKNDGIGLDPTTADEINHFIWKGMNTYYLWQEDVPVLADNRFGNLGELYAYFRGFSSPESVFESLRFQPELTDRFSVIVDDYVALENSFQGITLNSGMEFGLVRYVNSNTNIFCYVRYVLPNSDAATKGIQRGMIFTTVNGTQLTDTNFGNLLFNDSPNYTIGFANYNNGNPTSNGISISLNKAQLQENPVAISKIITEGTKKIGYLLYNQFSSSFDGQLNAAFANFKTQNIDELIVDLRYNGGGSVQTATYLGSMITGQFNGQLYSKEIWNSRVMNALPASRFVNNFTNQIRNVDSNGNVTLNESINSLGMTKVYFIVSSSTASASELVINSLSAYIDVYLVGRKTVGKQVGSITLYDSENLLRNGKNLNNKHAYAIQPIVLEISNKDNQNHPEGFTPGTSLPGIELAENFGNLGVLGERSDPLLDRTITYILTGAKSSFDLKIQPFQDEIFNSKLASPTSNNMYVELK
- a CDS encoding patatin-like phospholipase family protein, with translation MKKALVISGGGSKGAFAGGVAQYLMTKEHRHYDLFLGTSTGSLMVSHLALGMLDELKFLYTNVRQESIFSNNPFVIKKVGGENVVTINHLNTLWNFLNGRKTFGESKNLRKLIKENVTREMFESIKNNQKEVIVTVSNLTANQIEYKSSNDCTYEDFCDWIWGSCNYVPFMSLLEKNRQQYADGGFGALVPIRQAILNGATEIDAIILETEVSQINRIPSKNPFSLLFDVFEFMLAHVEKHNITIGKLAANSKDVKLNLYYTPTILTTNSLIFDQKLMSKWWESGYDYAKSKREELMSEFRPDVLPKEELQQR
- a CDS encoding WD40/YVTN/BNR-like repeat-containing protein; translation: MKSIFLFIFTFLLLTACQQNYIPRNSITIKIDEFKQDSTSIRAIIAINSNTVHYAGSNGDIGFTKDAGKTWTVKKIVFQDSIKPHFRSLATNGNSIFALSIANPALLYKIKNDESKLVYQENHERVFYDALQFFEDGIHGIAVGDPTENCASIIITSDGGQTWQKISCDKLPFFDKEEAFFAASNTNIKTLGKKVWIGSGGKKARILFSDNYGETWQIFNTPIIQGNGPQGIYSIDFFDEKTGIAIGGNYAKPTENYANIATTSDGGKTWKVVANGKNAGYKSCVQYIPDTQGKELLAVGITGISFSNDGGNSWKKISDEQYYSIQFIDKNTAWLSGAQKIGKLSIH
- the pepT gene encoding peptidase T encodes the protein MIDKQHLINRFLSYVVIDTTSDPENSAFPSTEKQWVLAKMLEKELIKIGMQEVELDENCYLMATLPSNISENVPIIGFISHIDTSPDFSGTNVNPQIIENYQGNDIIINEAENIILSPNYFEDLQEYIGQTIITTDGTTLLGADDKAGITEIVTAMEYLMQHPEIKHGKIRICFTPDEEVGKGAHLFDVEKFGADWAYTMDGSQIGELEYENFNAASAVVTIKGKMVHPGYAKGKMINSLLLATDFINALPTLEIPGKTEGYEGFFHLHDVTGSVEETKLEFIIRDHDFDQFEERKYLLQKIAFDMNEQFQNTVVLVDIKNQYFNMKKMITPVMHIVDIAEEVMIDLGIQPIIKPIRGGTDGSQLSFKGLPCPNIFAGGHNFHGRYEYVPVESMIKATEVIIGIAQKVAEKYG
- a CDS encoding 1-acyl-sn-glycerol-3-phosphate acyltransferase — its product is MKRFAGFIFFNILGWKMDTNFPTHLKKYVVIAAPHTSWVDFPIAILARMSSGIMINYIGKDSLFKGPFGFIFRALGGTPVDRSKNNKLVDAIVDIFNSKEEFRLGLSPEGTRKKVTEWKTGFYYIAKGAKVPIVMATLDFENKRIKISEPYYTTDNMEKDFEVFKGFYRDVKGKNPELS